The stretch of DNA TTCCCGCCGACGCTTCCGTCAAAACTGAGGACGAAATTACCAACGTGGACTTGCAGTTTATGGGCAAGCCTGACCCCCGCAAAGAAATTGCCGCCGAAGTGAGTGCCCAAAGCAAGGCTCCCGGCGAGTTTGAAAACCGCGGCATGGACAAACAGGACGTGGCCTCGGCAGGCAGCATGGTGGCCAGCGATCCGCCAAGCTCGAATATGGGTGAAGACGGCAAATTAGGCGAGTAAGAACCGAAAAGAAATGGAGGTCAGGGTTAAGCTCTAAAACAAAAATACTCTGTGTACAGATATGGACGGCCAGCATAGGCCGTCTTTTTTTGGGCTATCTAAGGACTAGACCCCCATTCAGGTGGTATGGCCATCCAACACTGTGCTACACGTCTGTTCGGTTATTTTCACTCAAGTCTCGACTACACCCAACGGGTGGTCATTTGATGAAAATAGCCGAGTTTTTAACATTATGGTCAAAAAATCTATACTTTCTCTCAATGCCACTCCTTTAGGGCGGCAGTGCCTGTGGCTGTGTCGATCAAAAGACTCCATTTTCTCCTTCCCCTTTGACTGTTCACCTCGTCAAATCGTTTATCCAAAGAGCCTCCATGACCCTCATTTCATCTCACAATTCGCATCAGCCGCTGACCGTCGCGCTGTACACCGAAGCTACCTATCCTCAGGCGCACGGCGGCGTCAGCGTGTGGGTCGATCAATTGGTGCGTGGTCTGACCGAACACACGTTCTCGGTACAGGCCATCAGCGGT from Deinococcus sp. QL22 encodes:
- a CDS encoding M-like protein, which encodes MTNPNDQSGQIPADASVKTEDEITNVDLQFMGKPDPRKEIAAEVSAQSKAPGEFENRGMDKQDVASAGSMVASDPPSSNMGEDGKLGE